aaccaccactatgagcgaggtcccggaaagcgtcaaggtggaccacatgcacgtatgttgcactcttattagcaaaaagagtgcaaccgacaaggtgcagcaaataagcgcgagctgcgacaatccaccgccgggcctgacatctggtctcataaatgtcacgaacccatcctaatcgtacatatgctccacgtgtgagcgctgtctcggctctggcctcctccgcagacacttccagcaactccgtgagcaagaatctggcctcctccgtagaaagagcgtggaaactgtgcaaggcgccagtgatgggcaaatgtagaatggacgacacatcatccaatgtgatcgtcagctctcctactggaaggtggaaggtgctagtctcactgtgccacctctccacaaatgcggatataagtccaggatcgccagtaataactgaacaatctatcagtggacttaatcctgtggcagccaccaggccttcaatctcaggcactggcctcccaatcagtgtcagcttcctcccatgtgacactaacttcaaatcaggacgttcctgatttgaagtacaaattatacaattattaaaaaaaaattaatcataaacaaataaataaacaatgacaaataattaacaaattaaaatacctgtccactccacacggcatgtgcaacatgctcggcaaatgatgtgagcactgacgggtcacgtggaccaccaggaaatccctctgcagcatcatcaccatctgacccctcaccactatcagcaccctgtgcgtccgcacgcatctcaggtgcctccgtaggctgctcagggacatcatcagtcatgtcagcgacgtcctcagccatatcacgtccctccgtagtcatctgatgaacgcgtagcctacgggctgaggcagtaggcctacgcctctcgagaacatcgccagcatcctcgtcagcagctctatctctgcctacaaatctacctatggcacgacctaaacctcgtgttctggccatgatctgtaaatcatgtcgaacacgttttttttttcggtcaaaatatacacaattttctttataaaaaatcaactttatttataaacaaataacactaacttaaatcaaatcattttcacacatacacgacctaattttaaaaaaaaaattaaacaacttcatttatataaaaaaaacaactaatgtaaaataaaattattaataaacatgcacaacttaatttttttttaaaaaaaattaaacaacttcatttatataaaaaaaaacaactaatgtaaaataaaattattaataaacatgcacaacttaattttttttaaaaaaaattaaacaacttcatttataaaaaaaaaaaacacaactaatataaaaaaaattaattagtaaacatccacaacttaatttttttaaaaaaataaacaacttcatttataaaaaaaaacacaactaaattacttagtaaacatcaacaagttaatttttttttaaaaaaaataaacaacttcatttataaaaacaaaacacaactaatataaaaataattcattactaaacatccacaacttaatttttaaaaaaaattaaacaactaatgtaaaaaaaaaattatttagtaaacatccacaatttttttagtaaataaaatacttcatttataataaaataaactaattaattataaaaaattagtatttttataaaacttccaaaacacacaactttaattataaaaatagccaacttcatttttaaagaaaaaacactaatttaaaaaaaaacaataaacaaaaacaaacacaactacttttataaaaaaaattaatttacaaattaatatttagtaaaaatacacaatttaaattataaaaaaaatatgacatcaaaaacccaaacttcatttttcataaaatctaaaaaacaaaataaccaaaataaataaaataattcatttaaaaaaaaacaaaacaatttctgtttaaaaaaaatttaaaaaaaaaacacaaaaaaaaaacccacttccggaagaagtggttcttccggaaacactccggaagaagggttcttccgaaaaggtcttccggaagtttgaaacttcttccggaagtgggcgtcttccggaattcttccggatgaaccacttcttccggaaagttcccGGAAGACGTTTTCCGGAAGTCTttcggaagaagtgttcttccggaagacgtttggttacttccggaagaacacttcttccggaaactttccggaaaacgttcttccggaacttccggaagaacccctaacgggtcttccggaagactcCGTCGTCAGCCATTTCCCCATTTTTTCCGGCGTCTCCTGctctcgtcttctaccctaCGGTTCCGCTAACCTAAGGTTCTTCTAACCTACCCTAAATGCTACAACTACAGTGCATAATAAAAGCAAAGGGAAGATTAGGGACACCTACCTCGAACGGAAATGGCGTCCAACCGAAGCAGCAGCTGGGCTCGCGGTGAAGGAGAAGGCTCGCGGAAGAGGTATGCAAAGGAAGAACGAGAAGGCTCGCGGAAGAAGGCTCGCGGAAGGAAGAAAAGCAGAAGCAAGAAGAAGGCTTAGTGATTCCGGGAGAGgagaagaaaactatttcaatattttaaacttttttaatgaAGGGTAAAATGGTAGTTTCaataaattgctgggtgcaccagcaatattgctgggtgcacctagcatatcCCAATATTTGGTGTAATGGGTTCAACTGAGTGTGCATTGAGTGTCCCATTACCACTGTTGGCAATATTCGAGAATCAGCCCTCACGGCTTTAACTAGTTAACTTGAGATTGCTACACGCGTTATTTAATCCTTTACCTCATAACTCTAACTGGTTTCTTATTATCATGCGAAGGGGATCTGAATTTCAACTAAGAAAACCGTCTTTTTATCGTTGACTGCCTCCTTGTCTTTCCAATGGAATGGAAGGAGTCTAATATTTATTTCCTCAGAGATAGCTAAAGTGTTGTATCCACCAACAAGCAACCAACCAGTTGACTTTTTATCGGAtgagataataaaaaaactaaaatattttattaacattaaaacgagaaaaataaacatgtgcttttctttaattttaaaaaatatttttaagatgtgtatatataaaaaataaatatgaaattaaaacatttatgcCTATATTTCACAAAAGATTTCAACtagtttttatattgttttacttACTGTTTTGAATAATTgtttagtaaataagttttttttagtaatttttagtattttttaaaacactaacttctaatttttatattttcttttatttttgtctttaatatatttatcaaattttctacttatatttttttaaataaataatagttttttagtcattttatatttttaattacttcaacagctaattttattaaatatttataacttcttttcatatatatatatatatatatatatatatatatatatatatatatatatattacatatcaACATTTTAAGACTAAACCATAAATATTATTCTCTCTTAAATGGTTTTTAAACTAACAAAAAATACTAGGAAGTCTGggaaacattaaaaattatattaagtagtttcttaaatatttaaaaatcttttaaaattttagtcctTTCGGTTTTACTGAAATACATCAATTAAGAAATCAAACTGACGAGTATTTTATTACTTGAGaaactattataattttagtaaaGATGTTAGATTTCATGACATagagaggaaaaagagagaaaaataaaatgagtaaaaATCGACTATTTCATGCGAGAGTCTTGGGTTTATATACCCATTCCTGTTCtatatttccaataaaagaggTTAGTAGTTTGACGCAAAATTGGTGTTTTAttcaatcattttaatattcagATAATTGAACCCGAGGAAGAAGGATTTTAAAACGATCGAAAAAGCCGTATGTGTAGAAGGCATGAAAAACGTAATCGGGAGTCCAACCCATTAATCTGATACGTATAAAATCCATTGAATAATAGAAATGATTAATTTGCTATGAGACAAGATGAATATATATAGGTAGGTAGGCGTGCATGGTCTAGAAATAACTAGAAGTGACTCAAAAACTTGCGGATCCTTTTAAAGAAGCCAAATCCAGTAGTAGTGTGATCTGCTTGTTGATGGTGATAATAAACCCTATCCATAGGTTAAAGGATGTCTTGTTGTGCAGGAAGGGAGTACGAGCCCATGAGAAGGTCAACAAAAACGAAAGGAAGCATAAGAATAGGAGAATGCTAGTGGAGGAACCAAGCCCTTTCTCCATTGTCATTGTTAACTGCATGGAATTCTAATTAATAGAGTCACAGTACAGAGAAACAAGGGAAGGATGACCACGTGACTGGATTTAACTCATTTCTGTCTTATGCATGTGTCATTCTCTCTAATTTCTTCatcaagaaaataattataaagccTTATTCAATAAATAACTTAGTAAATCAAAGTTAGTGTAAAGGTTCAAAGTTTACACTaacagtttttttattattattattaaataacaaattttctGTGTCAtactttatgattttaattttatgcttaAATAATTAATCAGATATAACGTCAACCACTACATGTTTCGTAGGGTGTTTATAACAGTTCATTATATACATGATGAGTTCGAATCCAATATGgtttaacttttattatttttaactaaaatatattggAAACGGAAAACCTGTAAAGAAGTAATAAAAAAAcctgcaagaaaaaaaaaacctgaaaAACTACCCTTATATCCAAAGTTAACAATGTCCGACCTAAAAAAACATCGATTAAGCCTTATTTCATCCTGTTAATAACGACATTTCACGTGGGATCGAACATCGTTTGGCTGGAATAATTAACAAGAGAGGTTAGCCTTTATATAGCAGCCTTGAAGGGCGATAACAAACAATACAGCAACTTTAAGTCCTCAATGGCATCTATACCTTATCTTTAATCACATGAGCGTTAatgcaaatatttatatatttcctGTTTGACATTCCCTTCTTGTCTTGTCCCTGTTTTCCTGTTTTTCActttatagtttataatatCAAACGAGTATCAAAATCCCTTCTATTTCACGTGTAACTTCCTTGTTACATCTTAAAAgggataaattataaaaaagattacAAATAAATCTTTAATTTGGTCCTTCACTTTGTTAATTATTAAACTAGTTGCACATtatcttatattaaaaaaagtaaaaataagaaaccattaatatgaaatgaaaatgattagCTATAAGTTTTGCTTTCATCCTCTGaaataaattatcttattttaataacttaagagattaatcaattactagtttaggataaaatgaaaagttgactgaagaagaaaatataggTTAGATGCAATAGGAATTCTGTATAGATGTAACAACTAGACAAGTAATAATCCTAAGTCCTAACCACCCATATATACATACAATGTCCTTTAATTTGACAAGTGGCAACCATCATCAGTCATCACCAACccgtttacatatataaatccTGGAACTCTGGAAGAGCACTGTTGTAATGGAGACAGCGCGCGGATTGAGGATTGAATGTGAACACGCGCTCCTCCACTATATTCTCTTGTACCTGTTAGCTACTTTAGtgaacaatttatattttttttttgtcaattaataattttaatatagttttaAGGGAagttatcaaaatataattaattaagatgaggcaaaattttattttaaaaaagataaataataaaaattgtaaaacctttttatatcctaaaaaaatattttagcattttaaaactaaatatattgactcgtataaaaaatacatccaattttttattgcaaacaaataaaagaaagacaTATAAtcaccaaaatttaaaaatgagtaTTTATGTTGTATTGTAAATATGTTTAAATTCATTGATTTCTTACGAAATTTTAaaccatatttttatatatataaaaaacacagTTATaaccttttctttatttgtcaatttaaaagtgttttatattgtcaatttatagacattttttttataaaacattataaGAAAATAGAGAATTTCACGAAAATTAAGCATGTATTTGGATTACTTACGGTTTTCCCTCTCAGGACTTCATTTGGTTCAACTGTTTCGAACAAATAAACAGTAAACACATTTCCTTTATTCACTGGAAAGTAAAAGCTTTTTACCCATCTAGGCAATCCACTTTCCACGTTGAAGCTTCATTCGATCATgcatttcaagtttcaacattCCACCGTGATAAAAGTTAGCCCAGATTTGTTCCACGTACAGGTAAATAATTGGTCAAATGTAGAATCTACCACGGAGACAACTAGTCGCCAGGTTGGTCAAAGTCGGAAAGATATATCCACATTCCACGGTAAAAAAGTCTCTGTCTGTGTTACAGAAAATTggcttttattttatgtttaaaattaaactgtacatcttattaaaaaatgtttttatcacaaataattttaagaaatggAATGCAAAGGCTTTTGtgtaaaagaaagaacaagattaTAATCAATTTATACTTGCAATATATTTCTAAGtaagacttttttttagaggaaagaGAATTTGTCATTTTTAGATGTtttagctttcttctttttatcttaaactgatgttttaaaatttcaaagtctaactatttTTCTCTCCATTGTACCCCTATTGTTATGGAAATAGTtgagataattaaaaatttgtaatataatttattagtaCTAATAGTATCTTAAATAAGGATTTTttgtacaaatttaattatatccattaaatactttttaattcatGTGGTGTACGTGAGAGGTAGTAAAATTTTACTTGTGCtgtgatatattttaaatttgaattttgtgcaTATCTTACGTAATATGCTCAATATAATTTTCGGTAACAAAATCTTTATGGCTGAATAGTCTAGTCTAAGCCATGGCTGAACTTGAGAAAGGACCATCAGCATCAACAAGCGAGGAGAGCTCTCTTTCGATGCTGATGCCCTTTCACATTATTTTTATCAGATTCCATATTAAAACAAGTTTCTAGAATTAGTTAATCCAACCATACAACCTAATTGGATGCATCTCTTTGTTTATAACGTTAGCAATAGCGCGACTCAGTTATAATAACATTGGTTGTCGAATTCtctaaatttaataattcaatTCGTTATGAATTGAgaattcaataattttatccactaatttattgaacaaaaaagGAGATATCTACTAGTCaaactcataattttataaagtgAGATCGATAGTTTTGTACCAGCCGTTCCCACCATGTGATGTATCCACCAAGCAGTCATTTTTTAAAGGTACTTTGGCCTTTCAACCCTCTgccataagaataaaaaaaaaatcaacaaatcatCTAATCTACTTCTCGAAGATTTGACAGGAGGTGGGAACCTTGGGAAATTCATTACAATCATTTTTTCGTTTATCTAGATACATATTAAGTAGTGGTATAGTGCTATATAGCGTACACAGTCATGTACGTCGGTgccacaaaataaattttaagaaaataaatctcATAGATTATAACAGGTATTttcgataataaaaaaaaaacaaaaaatgatccACCCAAAGATTTGTTCTCCTAACTGCTTGATCGATGTGTACACGTGCAGTAGTATTTTGTGAAGAATCtgtatttttttacttgacGTGGATCTGACATTTTCGTTTGTTTAAAATGGAAATCTTTAAATACTGATGCTGGAAATCGtgaaatattaaacaaaatgaACAACTATAGGTGATTTGAACATGCATCTCTTCTAGAAGGTTATATATATTAGCATTAGTTTGACTGACCCAGGCCAGAGCCAGAGCTATACATAGTtatattgttcatttttttattaatacataaaattattaatctttCTTTATATAATCAGTCAtgttactttatattttttttcttatttattaaaaataatataaaagtactGTGTGCAATTATATGGTACCTATAAGTTCTCCCATGTTTCCGCACTAGCTTTGAGAACAAATTATCTTGAATTCCTTGTTTGTATCATTTCATCAGCAGAAGAGAATGCAAAGATGTCCACCACCGCAACTACAACCTCtgaaggtttttatttatttaattaatctcATCGATCCCGTGCCACCATTGAATTGTTTATATCTTTCGATCTCTTTAATTATATCTGAACTGGGCCTTTTATTTGTACATGCACCAATTAAGAGATTGATCAGCGAGATGCATTCATAagtaggatatatatatatatatatatatatatatatattgataaatgTTAACATACGGATGCAGAAGTTAGCAGCAATGAGTGGAAAGTCATACACATGAGCGAGCAAGAGGAGGATCTCATTCGCAGGATGTACAAGCTAGTCGGGGACAAGTAAGGATATTTTATAATCCCTGCATTTTGTTTCTTAATCCCTATTGCACCTACACTTTAACATGATGAATCAATGTCTTTGCTTGTTATATGCTATAGGAGATATATACTTGCaccttttctttatcttttcgaTTTATTTTAGCTACAATTCCAGAAACTAGTCTGGGTGCTGTGACAGTCTGCTTCTAGCTAGCTAGCATGAGTCCAAAAAGTAGTTTTAACCATGGATCAAGAAGTCATGCATGCATTAAtctatttattgatttaaaaGTTGAACGAATCAATGGTTATATATAGTACTAGATTATTCATTCAGCTTAACCTATGGGGCGCATAGTAGAATTCACCATGCAACAAGTTTTGGGACCTGAACACTTTGACTATTTGATAGTAATAAGTTGTTCTTGTACCAAATGGTTAGATTGGGCATGATTATTACATACAGACAAAAGTCAGACAGAAAGTAAATAGTTAATTACCTCACAAACCTATCGTACCAAAACATATTTCTACTCTTGTGTCCTAGCCGAGTTCTATATTTTGATCAGTATGGATTATGGTATGTTTGGTTTAGGTCAGGAGTCAAAGTAAAAGAATGAAAtgatttttagattatttaataagaaaagaaaagaaaagaaaaaatatatatgtaaaataacataaataccTTAAGTAAAAAACTATGAGAGATAATTTAGtgtctttatttcttttaatttatacaagtgACAGTTTTGTTCCTTTTAGCTTAAATCCGAAAGAAACACTATTAATAGTAGGACTCATGTGTAGCTGCCTGTTTTCTTTCCTTGCAGAATCCTTCCTCTCCTTTTTCTATCGAAACAAACAATTAATGCGTTAGAATCAAGCCTtagtttaatttgttatttattcttttaaaaataattttaagagaaaaaacatGTATTAACATAGGGTTacttaaacttttctttttgaattccATGCATATAAAGTTAAAGACTTAAAGTGTAATAGAAAATTTGAATACTAAcgatattttaatcttaaaaacaatcaaattaaatcatccattttcaaattacaaatatttagatGCATTTTAAACGctcctctttttttaaaaaaggcttCAACACTCCTCTTTAGCTTAATATATATGGACatccaatttaaatttaaagtttcaaatttgattttctttcttttgatttaCCTACAATcttatcattatatttatagGGTGAGATCACATCTACATTCAATTTCAGTTTTTCCTACGActtccatgttttttttttccaatcatCTTGAATTTCGATCtccttttttttgtcaattgtaGCTTTGGTGGCAACATTTTACCTTTGATACATGTTTGAAGGTGGTCTAGTTCCACTTATAGGTCCTTCATCcacattttcatttactttgaACATTGAGTTTCTTCattatctttgttttcttcttttgcttctattcctcatcttttgtctTCTTTATTTGTAGTCCACTCCTCCGGCCCTTAGCAAATATAAGGCAAAGCTCACCTTtcgtttttatctttaataacacaaattttatattcaaacaACATTTTATAACATTTATCCAACAACTAAGTAacacttaatttttattaattttaagaacaaataaaaatcaaagattaAGTTCAAATTAACTCGATTGCAAatggttattaatttttatttgtgggttttttttttttgtagtaaaGCATGACATTGCAAATGGTTATTACTTATTTAGTTTATCCTCAACAACATTGGCCTCTCCTTGTTGTTTGTGAGACTTTGATATTTTCTTCATGTGTTCTAATTGATCACACTTCTAACATCTTTTGTTTGACCCATCAGCATCTATTTTGTGGATTATTAGTTGAATCACACTTCTAACTAACATCTAGTATATGTATGTGtagatataaaagaaaaacttcttttcgtatagtaatttatatttgtatgacTTCGCTATTTAACAGGTGGAATTTGATAGCCGGTCGCATTCCCAGTCGTAAAGCAGAAGAAATAGAGAGATTCTGGATTATGAGACACGGTGATGCTTTCTCTGTTAAAAGACACAGAAGTAAAGCCCAAGACTCATGATTTTCTTTGGTCATGTATCTTTAATTTCCGGGCATAATTCggctaaatatataaatttggattaaatatatttttggtgtctataaaatttcattttttttctcaataaattattttgcatatttttaatctcttgtttattttttgttatcaatATCAGCTTCTAAGAGttaaactttttatacttttttttctgccatttttaatttaatctctttGATGGACTGATATTTATgacaagaaataaataataaaagactaaaaataaaaaaaaaatgaaatttcattagagctaaaaatatatttaaccctgaattaaaaaatttattctcaaTTTTACAGAATTATCGTCGATTGTATTCCTTTTCGTTGACAATGTACACTTCCATTAATCGGTCATGAGTATCTCATGTAGAAGCTATGGAAAAGTTTGCATTTTGGTttgtataaaagaaaaaagtgtgtATTAGTTTGCTCTAATTTGAgtgatttatttgaatttatgatttttttcatttatgttttggGGATTACCCGACGATACTAATAGGTCGAGTTCTACGAAGCTATGCCGGCATATAAAAGAGATCGACATATGCTTAATTACCGACATAGGCTATATACGTAtcacaaataataacaataacacgTGACATATATAACTGATTTTCCCGCGAAAAGACTCCAAgtgaattataaaaaacaacttcgactcattaataacaacacattctctctctcactcaaAAATCTCTCTCCATCATACTCTTAACATTTCAGTGATCAACATCATAACAACTTATATAtcttaatacaaattaaataaaaaatatgtgtgGAAATTTCATACATTTTTGGTACAGAAAAAACTATACAGTTACCTTGCCATACGTAGATGATATTCCTGGAAGTAAACTTCTAACTTACTATACCTTGACTtacagaaataaataaattaagaaacgtTAGAATATTGTCAAAAAgaatataagaatttttaaaCAAAGAAATTTTAGAACATTTTACTAAATCGTGATTTGGAGtagcttatgaaaaatgaattaattgctAAATAACCTCATATATCAAACAAGCTTAAATGGTCAAAGTAGTTTATAAGCTAATCAATAAACTTATAAGTTTCTCAAAAACCTTATCAAATATAGGTAGAAGTATTAttgaatttttgtaaatttcctaataatcaaaataaatgataaaagtcAATTAATAATATTCATGGTTTCTTGAGATAGTATCCTTTTCGTAACTCATAAGCCCAATCATCTTCAAAATGTTGGAGTCCTATAagttgtaatggttagttggcAATTTAGGTCAGATATCAATTGACTAACAAAAATGGAGTCAAAATTAAGTTTCGCTATGTTTAAGATATTAAAGTGTTACAAACAATATGGGAATTGAACCATGACAGAAAATATCATAAGTAAGTTATTAGACAATATCACATTAATAGAATTGATATTACAGAGATCAACTAACAAAATGAGATGATGTGACAAACATGAATTATGTCAGGAAATTTAGCTATTGACAAAcatgaattattattatcattattatcatcatccaAAAAATTCAACAATAATACAGTGTAAATACATCTCAAAAAGCATTTTCAGTTATTTATTCTAATATCTATAGTTTCTATCTCTTGTATCTCTGTCTCTTTACGAACATGTATACCTATTGAGATGTGAACGGAACATTTTCCAAAAGCAAATGACAAACTACTTGATACCAATAAACTGTCTTAGGCCTTCGCATGAAGGGGTAACGATTGAGATAAACTAAGGCATACGAATAACTTGACATGATgaatggaaacaattttttttctctccagtTGAATAAACTTCATTTGACAACAATACAGATGGAGTCTTAATTATAGTGTTTGATTTCATATTAGATTATTAAGAACCACgttgaaatatcaattaaggttatTTTTGCATATTTAGTTTTACATTCATGAGAAATTAATTTTGGGTCAACAATTCATTTCgagattaaataattttaggaagcttttgtgtcaaataaattttttttatactaattttataataaaatatttacatataaatCACATctctttataattaattttaatcaaaagtaatttcatttaaaattgattttgtgaaGGTTTATCCAAATACACATTACATTTACCGCAAACGTAATTGGATCTGGAAAGAATATTAAGACCACCACTTGAATTCGTAGTTCCCATCGGGTGCTGACGTTGGCGCGATGGGTtggtttaaaaatcaaatagagctgaataaaagtataatgaaaaaagataataaataatataacttaattgaaaaggaaaaatgaataaaaacaaaataatcctAGAAAGAAAATACTTTCATTATTCTTCTAGAAAtgaaataatagtatttttagtatattttagaaattctCTTACGCCTCAAGTATACAGCAAAAGGATGTGAAATGAtcccttttgtttttcatttgcgGTTTTTCTGTTCTAGTAGACGATACAAAGAGAGAAAGCGCAATGATTAATGGGGGATTCAAAATTCTCTGGTCTGTGCTCTGACCTTCAAATATCAATATCCCAGGTGAGAATGATCCCTTTCCCAAACTCCAAACACAACtgaatcaaattattttctgtCTCCACTTGAGAATGAATTTCATACTATGGGATGATGTATAACACTCCAGACAGCACTAATAAATATGCCGGTGTAGTTTGTTGGTTCTAAAATAACCACGTTCATTTTTAGACAATACTctatcaaattatttatttattactttcaaatttaacttaactagaaataataataaaaaatgatgataacattttaaataactaattcTCTTTAAacaaaactcattttatttagaaTTGACTGTAGCTAACATCAGCAGAAGCACCCTGCACCTACAGACAATCAAAGCTTTCCCCCGCTTAATTATGGATGGAACGGTGTGTGACCACGCTGCAAAATAGGGTAAGAATCCAGAAAGTTTAAGGCTGACTTCTTAAGGGTTAAGAAAGTAGTGTGATTCACAGAATCAGAGGAAGCAGCAAaggtaataaataataaatgccACTTTTCAAATGTCAAAATGTTC
The nucleotide sequence above comes from Glycine soja cultivar W05 chromosome 11, ASM419377v2, whole genome shotgun sequence. Encoded proteins:
- the LOC114373662 gene encoding transcription factor CPC-like isoform X2 yields the protein MSTTATTTSEVSSNEWKVIHMSEQEEDLIRRMYKLVGDKWNLIAGRIPSRKAEEIERFWIMRHGDAFSVKRHRSKAQDS
- the LOC114373662 gene encoding transcription factor CPC-like isoform X1, which gives rise to MSTTATTTSEEVSSNEWKVIHMSEQEEDLIRRMYKLVGDKWNLIAGRIPSRKAEEIERFWIMRHGDAFSVKRHRSKAQDS